From Gimesia panareensis, the proteins below share one genomic window:
- the ispD gene encoding 2-C-methyl-D-erythritol 4-phosphate cytidylyltransferase, with the protein MATFAVILAAAGKSSRFQSKGAEILGSGPQKKPFMDLKGRAVWVRSAEIFSNREDVKQLIISVAPDDIDWFKQKFRPNLAFMEIEIVPGGAERADSVQNALARVKSDIDYVAIHDAARPLITDKWVGELFEAAEKHQAVIPAVRVSSTLKRAGKDRKIQETVDRADLWAAQTPQVFQRQLLLDAYAKRGDFQPTDEAQLVEHLGQPVTIVEGSPMNQKITTAADFRMAEALVNALPKPKGIQALHPFADEEPRGIL; encoded by the coding sequence GTGGCGACCTTTGCAGTCATCTTAGCAGCAGCGGGTAAGAGCAGTCGGTTTCAATCGAAGGGGGCAGAGATCCTGGGATCGGGGCCGCAGAAGAAGCCGTTCATGGATTTGAAAGGACGCGCCGTCTGGGTGCGTTCAGCGGAGATTTTTTCCAACCGCGAGGATGTGAAGCAGCTGATTATTTCGGTGGCCCCGGATGATATCGACTGGTTCAAACAGAAGTTCCGTCCGAACCTGGCTTTTATGGAAATCGAAATTGTGCCCGGCGGTGCCGAGCGGGCGGACTCGGTCCAGAACGCACTGGCGCGGGTCAAATCGGACATCGATTATGTGGCGATTCACGATGCGGCCCGTCCATTAATTACCGATAAGTGGGTCGGCGAACTGTTTGAGGCGGCAGAGAAACACCAGGCGGTGATTCCCGCGGTGCGTGTCTCCAGTACGCTGAAGCGGGCGGGTAAGGATCGGAAAATTCAGGAGACGGTCGACCGAGCTGATCTCTGGGCAGCGCAGACGCCGCAGGTCTTTCAGCGGCAGTTACTGCTCGACGCGTATGCAAAGCGGGGCGATTTCCAGCCGACTGATGAAGCACAACTGGTTGAACACCTGGGGCAGCCGGTGACGATTGTGGAAGGATCGCCCATGAATCAGAAGATCACAACAGCCGCTGATTTCCGGATGGCTGAAGCGCTGGTGAATGCACTGCCTAAGCCGAAAGGGATCCAGGCACTGCATCCCTTTGCGGATGAGGAGCCGCGGGGGATTCTGTAA